From Microbacterium invictum, the proteins below share one genomic window:
- a CDS encoding D-2-hydroxyacid dehydrogenase, which produces MSKQLRVAAATVLSEELCELIETIEPRVEVVRDQSLMPPSRYPGDHGGDPAFVRTAAQQAAFEAIVDSADALYGLPDESAAALRRTAEANPGLRWVHTSRAGGGAHVKEAELSPEVLQRVVFTTSAGVHADPLAEFALLGVFAGAKDLDRLQRAQRRHEWELRWTLGWVSRQRIAVVGLGSIGRAVTAKLAAVGATVIGVHRRIVEVPGASEVVTLDRLAEVLGTVDAVVLALPGTDLTQHMFDRAAFAAMKPGVTLVNVGRGSTVDESALVDALVDGTIGFAALDVFEVEPLPQTSPLWAMDNVIISPHGAAITVEEDRLIAELFAENATRLLDGLPLRNVVNTVEFY; this is translated from the coding sequence ATGTCGAAACAACTCCGGGTCGCCGCCGCCACGGTTCTCAGCGAAGAGCTCTGCGAGCTCATTGAAACGATCGAACCGCGGGTCGAGGTCGTGCGCGACCAGTCCCTCATGCCCCCGTCGCGGTACCCCGGCGACCACGGGGGCGATCCCGCCTTCGTCCGCACCGCCGCGCAGCAGGCGGCCTTCGAGGCGATCGTCGACAGCGCCGACGCGCTGTACGGCCTGCCCGACGAGAGTGCTGCCGCGCTCCGGCGGACCGCCGAGGCCAACCCCGGGCTGCGCTGGGTCCACACGTCACGGGCAGGCGGCGGCGCCCACGTCAAAGAGGCGGAGCTGTCCCCCGAGGTCCTCCAGCGAGTCGTGTTCACCACCTCGGCGGGGGTCCACGCGGACCCGCTCGCGGAGTTCGCGCTCCTCGGCGTCTTCGCCGGCGCGAAGGACCTCGACCGGCTTCAGCGCGCTCAGCGCCGCCACGAGTGGGAGCTGCGCTGGACGCTCGGCTGGGTGAGCCGCCAGCGGATCGCCGTCGTCGGCCTCGGCAGCATCGGGCGCGCGGTGACGGCGAAGCTCGCCGCGGTCGGCGCCACCGTGATCGGCGTCCACCGCCGCATCGTCGAGGTCCCGGGCGCATCGGAAGTCGTGACGCTCGACCGCCTCGCCGAGGTGCTCGGCACGGTCGACGCCGTCGTCCTCGCCCTCCCCGGGACCGACCTGACGCAGCACATGTTCGACCGCGCGGCGTTCGCGGCGATGAAGCCCGGCGTCACGTTGGTGAACGTCGGACGGGGCTCCACAGTCGACGAGTCCGCGCTCGTGGATGCGCTCGTCGACGGCACGATCGGATTCGCCGCACTGGATGTGTTCGAGGTGGAGCCGTTGCCGCAGACAAGCCCCCTGTGGGCGATGGACAATGTCATCATCAGCCCGCACGGCGCAGCGATCACGGTCGAAGAGGATCGCCTCATCGCGGAGCTCTTCGCCGAGAACGCGACACGGCTTCTGGACGGGCTCCCGCTGCGGAACGTCGTCAACACCGTCGAGTTCTACTGA
- a CDS encoding carbohydrate ABC transporter permease yields MTTTAHAPRTEHDGVVYDEAGSANAQRRGRRFNTIWLFALPALIPYLFVVIIPSVQGITFSFTDWNGLNPDWSWVGFDNYVRLINDKAAVGAVVNTLTLAVVVTIFENVIGLALALALNTRIKSRNALRLVFFAPVVVLSVVVAFLWQFIYTPSGPINQVLEAIGLGELAQNWLGDPDLALGAISVIMIWQFSGYAMVIYLAGLQGVPQEQLEAAALDGAGAFKRFWYVVRPLLAPAITVNLMLALIRGLMAFDQIWVTTQGGPAQSTETLSTLVYRNAFQYGEFSYSAAIAVVLSLFVAALAIVQYRLLNRSGKNA; encoded by the coding sequence ATGACCACCACCGCTCATGCGCCACGCACCGAGCATGACGGCGTCGTCTACGACGAGGCCGGCTCGGCGAACGCGCAGCGCCGCGGGCGCCGCTTCAACACGATCTGGTTGTTCGCCCTCCCGGCCCTGATCCCGTACCTCTTCGTCGTGATCATCCCCTCCGTACAGGGCATCACGTTCTCCTTCACGGACTGGAACGGGCTGAACCCCGACTGGAGCTGGGTCGGCTTCGACAACTACGTCCGGCTGATCAATGACAAGGCAGCCGTCGGCGCCGTCGTCAACACGCTCACGCTCGCGGTCGTCGTCACGATCTTCGAGAACGTGATCGGACTCGCGCTCGCCCTCGCGCTCAACACGCGGATCAAGAGCCGCAACGCCCTCCGTCTCGTGTTCTTCGCGCCGGTCGTCGTGCTGTCGGTCGTCGTCGCCTTCCTGTGGCAGTTCATCTACACGCCGAGCGGACCGATCAATCAGGTGCTCGAGGCGATCGGACTCGGGGAGCTCGCGCAGAACTGGCTCGGCGACCCCGACCTCGCCCTCGGCGCGATCTCGGTCATCATGATCTGGCAGTTCTCGGGCTACGCGATGGTGATCTACCTCGCCGGGCTCCAAGGAGTTCCCCAGGAGCAGCTCGAGGCGGCCGCGCTCGACGGGGCAGGAGCCTTTAAGCGCTTCTGGTACGTCGTCCGCCCGCTGCTCGCGCCGGCCATCACGGTGAACCTGATGCTCGCGCTGATCCGGGGCCTCATGGCCTTCGACCAGATCTGGGTCACCACCCAGGGCGGACCGGCGCAGTCGACCGAGACGCTGTCGACGCTCGTCTACCGCAACGCCTTCCAGTACGGCGAGTTCAGTTACAGCGCGGCGATCGCCGTGGTGCTGTCGCTCTTCGTCGCCGCGCTGGCCATCGTGCAGTACCGCCTGCTCAACCGATCGGGGAAGAACGCGTGA
- a CDS encoding VOC family protein — MTAPLIEHIGILVPNLEEAIERWSAATGYTFSPIARYRTDRYADHTGPEHFHDARISFSKEGPPRIELMEVTGAGTHGPSELGIHHFGFPGTADCLGRMGELAAQGIRHDGVAFDGEGRILLWFTEKQALDGIRLEYVSRLPGPTVADNGSALWVDPATGRNSLWGPPEPVR, encoded by the coding sequence GTGACCGCACCGCTCATCGAGCACATCGGCATTCTCGTCCCGAACCTCGAGGAGGCGATCGAGCGCTGGAGCGCGGCCACGGGCTACACGTTCAGCCCGATCGCGCGCTACCGCACCGATCGCTACGCCGACCACACCGGTCCGGAGCACTTCCACGACGCCCGCATCTCCTTCTCGAAGGAAGGACCGCCGCGCATCGAGCTTATGGAGGTCACCGGCGCCGGCACCCACGGACCGAGCGAGCTCGGCATCCATCACTTCGGGTTCCCCGGCACCGCGGACTGCCTCGGCAGGATGGGCGAGCTCGCCGCCCAGGGGATCCGGCACGACGGCGTCGCCTTCGACGGCGAGGGCCGCATCCTGCTCTGGTTCACCGAGAAGCAGGCCCTCGACGGCATCCGCCTGGAGTACGTGTCGCGTCTGCCCGGACCCACTGTCGCCGACAACGGCAGCGCCCTGTGGGTCGACCCGGCGACGGGCCGCAACAGCCTGTGGGGGCCGCCCGAGCCCGTGAGGTGA
- a CDS encoding ABC transporter substrate-binding protein gives MKLSKRMPAVLAAGAAAALVLAGCSGSSDLGVSGAGSNLLTISWKGSEKAGIDAVVAAYKEQNPDAEIVVTIADTEQYQATLRTQLAAGSAADVMYIWPADGNPGALLQIAPGGFLEPLTDREWADDYPQFIEDQLSYDGDVYLMGNLVNAFGAMYNQSTLDETGLTPPGAWPDVIPFCEAAIDAGKVAYAVGGATLNNVQNALYSIAPTTVYGENPDFDEQIAAGDTSFSEEPGYVEAFDKYQQMIDAGCFNSDATGVNNDGMLAMVADGSAIGTMPSALQLSALRTLVGDDQITFAPFSGGDDAETGILAAASSGGAGVNTNAKNKEMALEFVDFLGSTEGAQAYVQAMKGPVAALQNPDIDPGPDALTLITDYIEQERTVHFLNQYWPNARIEQAMFSGLQGMLTGDTTAEEALEGMDSEYTR, from the coding sequence ATGAAGCTCTCGAAGAGAATGCCTGCCGTCCTTGCGGCCGGTGCCGCGGCCGCCCTCGTTCTCGCTGGTTGCAGCGGATCGAGCGACCTCGGCGTATCCGGTGCGGGAAGCAACCTCCTCACGATCTCGTGGAAGGGCTCGGAGAAGGCCGGCATCGACGCCGTCGTGGCGGCCTACAAGGAGCAGAACCCGGACGCCGAGATCGTGGTCACGATCGCCGACACCGAGCAGTACCAGGCCACGCTGCGCACGCAGCTCGCCGCGGGCAGTGCCGCCGACGTCATGTACATCTGGCCGGCCGACGGCAACCCCGGCGCGCTGCTGCAGATCGCGCCGGGCGGATTCCTCGAGCCGCTGACCGACCGCGAGTGGGCCGACGACTACCCCCAGTTCATCGAGGACCAGCTCAGCTACGACGGCGACGTCTATCTCATGGGCAACCTGGTCAACGCGTTCGGCGCGATGTACAACCAGTCCACCCTCGACGAGACCGGTCTGACCCCGCCGGGAGCCTGGCCCGATGTCATCCCGTTCTGCGAGGCGGCCATCGATGCCGGCAAGGTGGCGTACGCCGTCGGCGGCGCGACCCTGAACAACGTGCAGAACGCGCTCTACTCGATCGCGCCGACCACGGTGTACGGCGAGAACCCCGACTTCGACGAGCAGATCGCCGCCGGCGACACCAGCTTCTCCGAGGAGCCCGGGTACGTCGAGGCGTTCGACAAGTACCAGCAGATGATCGACGCCGGATGCTTCAACTCCGACGCGACCGGTGTCAACAATGACGGCATGCTGGCGATGGTCGCCGACGGCTCGGCGATCGGCACCATGCCCAGCGCGCTGCAGCTGTCGGCCCTGCGCACCCTGGTCGGCGACGACCAGATCACCTTCGCGCCGTTCTCGGGCGGGGACGACGCCGAGACCGGCATCCTCGCGGCCGCCAGCTCGGGCGGTGCGGGAGTGAACACCAACGCGAAGAACAAGGAGATGGCGCTGGAGTTCGTCGACTTCCTGGGATCGACCGAGGGCGCCCAAGCCTACGTTCAGGCGATGAAGGGCCCCGTGGCGGCGCTGCAGAACCCCGACATCGACCCGGGTCCCGACGCACTGACGCTCATCACGGACTACATCGAGCAGGAGCGCACCGTGCACTTCCTGAACCAGTACTGGCCCAACGCCCGCATCGAGCAGGCGATGTTCTCCGGCCTCCAGGGCATGCTCACCGGTGACACCACCGCTGAGGAGGCGCTCGAGGGAATGGACTCCGAGTACACACGCTGA
- a CDS encoding ABC transporter permease subunit, whose product MNRYTWRTGTGEVGMLIAGLIFLFPIYILINIAIRPASDASSPIAPTQDPTFANFVEAWNASGLGMAIVNSILVTVVSVLLIVAISSLAAYPLARITARWSAAAFTFFMIGLLLPFQLGLIPLYSTMRQLGLLGGVLPLIIIYVGLRVPFSLFLYVQFLRQIPLDYEEAASIDGANRFQAFTRVVFPLLRPVTGTVVILNGLFIWNDFLQPLLYLSGTNNRTVPVAVYSFVGEFTSQWGVIFSALIIGVIPVLIAFFFLQKSLIKGLASGVKG is encoded by the coding sequence GTGAACCGCTACACGTGGCGTACCGGCACCGGCGAAGTCGGGATGCTGATCGCCGGGCTCATCTTCCTGTTCCCGATCTACATCCTGATCAACATCGCCATCCGCCCGGCCTCGGACGCGTCGTCACCGATCGCGCCCACCCAAGACCCCACCTTCGCCAACTTCGTCGAGGCATGGAACGCGTCCGGCCTCGGGATGGCGATCGTCAACAGCATCCTGGTCACCGTCGTCAGCGTCCTGCTGATCGTGGCGATCTCGTCGCTCGCGGCCTATCCGCTCGCCCGCATCACGGCGCGGTGGTCGGCGGCGGCGTTCACGTTTTTCATGATCGGCCTGCTGCTGCCCTTCCAGCTCGGACTGATCCCGCTGTACTCGACGATGCGCCAGCTCGGACTGCTCGGCGGCGTCCTGCCGCTCATCATCATCTACGTCGGCCTGCGCGTCCCGTTCTCGCTGTTCCTCTACGTGCAGTTCCTGCGGCAGATCCCGCTCGACTACGAGGAGGCAGCCTCGATCGACGGAGCCAACCGGTTCCAGGCGTTCACCCGGGTCGTCTTCCCGCTGCTGCGTCCGGTCACGGGCACGGTCGTGATCCTCAACGGACTGTTCATCTGGAACGACTTCCTCCAGCCGCTGCTCTACCTCAGCGGGACGAACAACCGCACGGTGCCGGTCGCTGTCTACAGCTTCGTCGGCGAGTTCACCTCCCAGTGGGGCGTGATCTTCTCCGCGCTCATCATCGGCGTGATCCCGGTGCTGATCGCATTCTTCTTCCTCCAGAAGTCGCTCATCAAGGGGCTGGCCAGCGGCGTCAAAGGCTGA
- a CDS encoding MFS transporter: MRPAARPWPPALAFCCIVVFALNLRTAIPTIPPLLDAIAADFPVDEGALGVIGAAPSVCFAVFGFAAPFLARGIGLERSVIVVLLLTGVGHVLRGLAVDAATLLAATALTLGAVGIGNVLLPAIIKRYFPSRISVLTAVVGFVFSIATGAAAAMSAGMADAFGWRVSLATWAALCAAAVLPWLLLARGVSADDPAGLEEVEPEPGVLGRVWHSPLAWALATVFGYGAFAIYTLFIWLPSMLRDLAGVPLGASGGLIALFALMGVPMNIVIVLVAGRRRWQIPLTATGIACFAAGYLGLLLAPETGTAVWVALLGLGPFMMQMVLVLLGVRTRTARGTVALSAFVQGVGFALGAAGPPLVGSVHAAVGGWTIPLVILLVGLVAPLAALLVLRRHRMLEDEWHRRPSGRR; this comes from the coding sequence ATGAGGCCGGCGGCGCGGCCGTGGCCGCCGGCGCTCGCGTTCTGCTGCATCGTCGTGTTCGCCCTCAACCTGCGCACGGCCATCCCGACCATCCCGCCGCTGCTGGACGCGATCGCGGCGGACTTCCCCGTCGACGAGGGTGCACTCGGCGTGATCGGTGCCGCGCCCTCCGTCTGCTTCGCGGTGTTCGGGTTCGCCGCGCCGTTCCTCGCACGGGGGATCGGGCTCGAGCGCTCGGTGATCGTCGTGCTCCTGCTCACGGGCGTCGGGCACGTGCTGCGCGGACTCGCCGTGGACGCGGCGACCCTCCTCGCGGCCACTGCCCTCACCCTGGGCGCGGTCGGGATCGGCAATGTGCTGCTGCCCGCGATCATCAAGCGCTATTTCCCGTCGCGCATCAGCGTGCTCACCGCGGTCGTCGGGTTCGTCTTCTCGATCGCGACGGGCGCCGCCGCGGCGATGTCGGCGGGGATGGCGGATGCCTTCGGCTGGCGCGTGTCGCTGGCCACCTGGGCCGCTCTCTGCGCCGCGGCCGTCCTCCCGTGGCTGCTGCTGGCCCGCGGGGTCTCGGCGGACGATCCGGCCGGACTCGAGGAGGTGGAACCGGAGCCGGGCGTCCTGGGGCGCGTCTGGCACTCGCCGCTGGCATGGGCGCTGGCGACCGTGTTCGGCTACGGGGCGTTCGCGATCTACACGCTCTTCATCTGGCTCCCGAGCATGCTGCGCGATCTCGCCGGCGTGCCGCTCGGCGCGTCGGGAGGGCTCATCGCCCTCTTCGCGCTGATGGGCGTGCCTATGAACATCGTCATCGTCCTGGTCGCCGGTCGGCGGCGGTGGCAGATCCCGCTCACGGCGACAGGGATCGCGTGCTTCGCCGCAGGCTATCTCGGCCTGCTGCTCGCGCCCGAGACCGGCACGGCCGTGTGGGTCGCGCTGCTGGGCCTCGGGCCGTTCATGATGCAGATGGTGCTCGTCCTCCTCGGGGTGCGCACGCGCACCGCCCGCGGCACGGTGGCGCTGAGCGCGTTCGTGCAGGGTGTCGGATTCGCGCTCGGCGCGGCGGGGCCGCCGCTCGTGGGCTCCGTGCACGCCGCCGTCGGCGGCTGGACGATCCCGCTGGTGATCCTGCTCGTGGGGCTCGTCGCCCCGCTCGCGGCGCTGCTCGTGCTGCGTCGCCATCGCATGCTCGAGGATGAATGGCACCGACGTCCCAGCGGACGGCGGTGA
- a CDS encoding Gfo/Idh/MocA family oxidoreductase, translating into MHETWPEPALPVLTGGPRLNWAILAPGRIARSFARAVLTHTDHTIVAVGSRSRERSTAFAAEFGIPYAFASYEQAVARGEVDAAYIAAPHTHHLPLARIALDAGVPVLIEKPLAASVADAREIVAAARAAGVFAMEAMWTRFHPWVDVADQLIASGAIGEVVSVGAEIGRRFAFDPRDRLFDPALGGGALLDMGIYAVFHALHFGGDPIGITASGVRAPTGVDAQSTTVLRLAGGGLATVGASLASFTPSHAIIAGTEGSLRVEGRFPMPAPLGWYGRDGELIGTFRDTTGLEGHAALARQAAWMAAHVADGLLESPRHPLVTSIRQLEIVEEALGQF; encoded by the coding sequence GTGCACGAGACCTGGCCAGAACCCGCCCTCCCCGTCCTGACCGGCGGGCCGCGCCTGAACTGGGCGATCCTCGCCCCCGGGCGCATCGCCCGATCGTTCGCACGCGCGGTCCTCACCCACACGGATCACACGATCGTGGCGGTCGGTTCACGGTCGCGCGAGCGCTCGACGGCCTTCGCGGCCGAGTTCGGCATCCCGTACGCCTTCGCCTCGTACGAACAGGCCGTCGCGCGAGGGGAGGTGGATGCCGCGTACATCGCCGCGCCGCACACGCACCACCTGCCGCTGGCCCGCATCGCGCTCGACGCGGGAGTTCCCGTGCTCATCGAGAAGCCGCTCGCGGCCTCGGTGGCCGACGCGAGGGAGATCGTCGCTGCCGCGCGCGCAGCAGGGGTCTTCGCGATGGAAGCGATGTGGACCCGGTTCCACCCGTGGGTCGACGTCGCCGACCAGCTCATCGCGTCCGGCGCGATCGGAGAGGTCGTGTCGGTGGGGGCTGAGATCGGCCGACGCTTCGCCTTCGACCCTCGCGACCGGCTCTTCGATCCTGCGCTGGGCGGCGGTGCGCTGCTCGACATGGGAATCTACGCCGTCTTCCACGCCCTGCATTTCGGCGGCGACCCGATCGGCATCACGGCGTCCGGCGTGCGCGCACCGACCGGCGTCGATGCGCAGTCCACGACCGTGCTGAGGCTCGCGGGGGGAGGGCTGGCGACGGTCGGCGCATCCCTGGCTTCGTTCACGCCGAGCCATGCGATCATCGCGGGCACCGAGGGGAGCCTCCGGGTAGAGGGGCGTTTTCCGATGCCCGCGCCGCTCGGCTGGTACGGGCGCGACGGGGAACTGATCGGCACGTTCCGCGATACGACCGGCCTGGAAGGGCACGCGGCGCTCGCACGGCAGGCGGCGTGGATGGCCGCCCACGTCGCCGACGGTCTGCTCGAGTCGCCGCGGCATCCGCTCGTGACCTCCATCCGCCAGCTCGAGATCGTCGAGGAAGCCCTCGGGCAGTTCTGA
- a CDS encoding AEC family transporter yields MSGVLTGLAVVGSIIALGWMLRRTGVLSGDGPGVLNRVAFSAATPALLFTVMSRADLADLASPHMLGAVAAFAGAALTYAAVSALAFRDGFGRTVVGMTSSGFANNNNIGLPLTLFVLGDVHYAAIVLLMQTVLVTPAFLTALIAASGGTPSLRRILVAFVTNPIVLASAAGLTVAALGWSIPEMLMAPLDMVAATAIPLVLLAFGASLRGARPLGAGSPVPQVLTASAIKCVVMPAIAYAVAAWGFGMSGTDLFAAVLVAALPTGQMVFSYTARYGVAVTLARDTVLITTLGCAPVMVVLALVMA; encoded by the coding sequence GTGAGCGGCGTCCTGACGGGGCTCGCCGTCGTCGGCTCGATCATCGCGCTGGGGTGGATGCTGCGACGCACCGGAGTCCTCTCGGGCGACGGACCCGGCGTGCTCAACCGCGTCGCGTTCTCGGCCGCCACCCCCGCGCTGCTCTTCACGGTGATGTCGCGTGCCGACCTCGCCGACCTCGCGTCGCCGCACATGCTCGGCGCGGTGGCGGCGTTCGCCGGGGCGGCGCTGACCTACGCCGCGGTCAGCGCGCTCGCCTTCCGCGACGGTTTCGGGCGCACCGTCGTCGGGATGACCTCGTCGGGGTTCGCGAACAACAACAACATCGGCCTGCCGCTGACGCTCTTCGTGCTCGGAGACGTGCACTATGCCGCGATCGTGCTGCTGATGCAGACGGTGCTCGTGACGCCGGCGTTCCTGACTGCGCTGATCGCGGCATCCGGCGGCACGCCCTCCCTGCGGCGCATCCTCGTGGCGTTCGTGACCAACCCGATCGTGCTCGCGTCGGCCGCGGGACTCACCGTCGCGGCGCTGGGGTGGAGCATCCCCGAGATGCTCATGGCGCCGTTGGACATGGTGGCCGCGACGGCTATCCCACTCGTGCTCCTCGCCTTCGGCGCCTCGCTGCGCGGTGCGCGACCGCTCGGAGCCGGCTCGCCCGTCCCGCAGGTGCTGACGGCGTCCGCGATCAAGTGCGTCGTGATGCCGGCGATCGCTTACGCGGTGGCGGCCTGGGGATTCGGGATGTCGGGCACCGACCTGTTCGCGGCGGTGCTGGTCGCGGCGCTGCCCACGGGGCAGATGGTGTTCAGCTACACCGCCCGCTACGGGGTGGCCGTGACGCTCGCGCGGGACACGGTGCTGATCACCACGCTCGGCTGCGCGCCGGTGATGGTCGTGCTCGCGTTGGTGATGGCATGA
- a CDS encoding serine hydrolase domain-containing protein codes for MTYAVPAPWHVSSSGTADAPFDELRDILARVVAAQGGGGAALAIYRDGRPVVDLVSGGYAEDSVQSVFSVSKAIAAVQVVRLHADGRLDLDAPVGDCWPEFRKSSTVGLTTRMVLAHQSGIPAVDPTFTLEALAAGAEDAAVAAQEPYWQPGTAHGYHAFTYGTLIDGVVRRATGRGIAEHIRDEITAPLGADTWFGISDAVADRVRPVLRPRTAVTDRVVRTADAAVIPPGQIGRIARTRDVYNDPLFRTAGFPAVGAISDARSLARIFAATLGPVEGVRLLDTDALAELTSPRAIGFDRVLGIPISFGSGVQLPFPQLPLLGPRSFGHEGAGGSVVFADPEWGISVGYVTDMFPPLMGAGVGFDTLLATIRHALVHNGKALS; via the coding sequence ATGACCTACGCCGTCCCCGCCCCCTGGCACGTGAGCTCGTCCGGCACCGCCGACGCGCCCTTCGACGAGTTGCGCGACATCCTCGCGCGCGTCGTCGCGGCCCAGGGCGGGGGCGGCGCCGCCCTCGCGATATACCGCGACGGCCGACCAGTCGTGGATCTCGTCTCCGGCGGGTACGCCGAGGACTCCGTGCAGTCGGTGTTCTCGGTGTCGAAGGCGATCGCGGCCGTCCAGGTCGTGCGACTGCACGCCGACGGGCGACTCGATCTGGATGCGCCGGTCGGCGATTGCTGGCCGGAGTTCCGCAAGTCGTCGACGGTCGGGCTCACGACACGGATGGTGCTGGCACATCAGTCCGGGATCCCGGCCGTCGACCCGACCTTCACCCTCGAGGCACTCGCGGCCGGCGCGGAGGACGCGGCGGTCGCCGCGCAGGAGCCGTACTGGCAGCCCGGCACCGCTCACGGGTACCACGCGTTCACGTACGGCACCCTCATCGACGGCGTCGTCCGTCGCGCTACCGGTCGCGGGATCGCGGAGCACATCCGCGACGAGATCACGGCCCCGCTCGGCGCCGACACCTGGTTCGGCATCTCCGACGCGGTCGCCGATCGGGTGCGGCCCGTCCTGCGACCGCGCACCGCCGTCACCGACCGCGTCGTGCGCACCGCCGACGCGGCGGTCATCCCGCCGGGACAGATCGGCCGGATCGCGCGCACGCGGGACGTGTACAACGACCCGCTGTTCCGCACCGCGGGATTCCCCGCCGTCGGGGCGATCTCCGACGCACGCTCCCTCGCCCGCATCTTCGCGGCGACTCTCGGCCCCGTCGAGGGCGTCCGGCTCCTCGACACCGACGCGCTCGCCGAGCTGACGAGCCCGCGGGCCATCGGGTTCGACCGGGTGCTCGGCATTCCGATCTCCTTCGGATCCGGGGTGCAGCTGCCCTTCCCGCAGCTTCCGCTCCTCGGGCCTCGCTCCTTCGGACACGAGGGCGCCGGGGGCTCTGTCGTGTTCGCCGATCCCGAGTGGGGGATCTCGGTCGGCTACGTGACGGACATGTTTCCCCCGCTCATGGGCGCGGGTGTCGGATTCGACACGCTCCTCGCCACCATTCGACACGCACTCGTGCACAACGGAAAGGCCCTGTCGTGA